The genomic stretch AATAGTAGCATTACGACTAATATTAAGCTGACCCCAATCAAAATAATCACCATCATCAAAACTAATCACCAAATCATTATCATTATCAGTATTAATAACACTTTGAAACTGTTCAGTAGTATTAACTGTAGTAAAATCATGATTAGCTGCACTAACACTAGATAAAGCTAAAAAAATAAATAAAACACACACAACAAAAATAATTGGCTTAAAAAATCTATTTATTGCAAACATTTTCTTTTTTCACCTCCTGATCCAATCAATCAGTAATATAAAAAATACATAGCACAATGAGAACACTCACTACGCTACAATAATATAATATAAAAAAACTACTATAAAAAACTTCCTACCCAAAAACAAAAAACAACCCAAACGTCATTAAAAGAATAAAAAAATTAAAAACTAAAAAATAATAAACAAAACAATAAGAACCCATATGAACGAATAAACACAGCAAAAAGAAAAAAACAATAGCTATCCCCCCCCCCAGCTTTAAATTAAAATTAAAGGAATATTAAAAATAATTAAAAAAAAAATAAAATAAAAATAAGAAATATAAAAATAAAAAAATAGGCTTTGTAGAAATCCTTTTAATATCAATATAATTATAAAAAAAGATTATGATTAAAAATCTTTTATTTTGAAATTAAAGAATTATTTTAACAACTTAATTTCACAAAAGTAAAAATTTCAAGTGTAAAAAATAAGGATTTCTACAAAGCCCAAAAATCAAAAAAGTAGAGAATTAATAAAATAACTAAAGAATTATAATAATAAATAAAGAATTACAATAAATAAAGAATTGATAAAAATTAGAAAAAAAATATAATTGAATTTGAATTAAAACTAAAATATTAATAGGTTATAAACCATAATATTCATTTCTTGCTTCAACCATTGCTTTAATATTAGCTATTGGAGATAATGGAGCTAATCCACAGCTAGGTGCTAAAATATCTATTCCATCATCTAAAGCTTTTTTAACTTCTGTTTTAACATCCTCGATTGAACCTGTAAACAATGTTTGACTTGTAGAAATGTTTCCAATAATCTTTGAAGGAGTATTAATATTATTAGGTAAACATTTTCCACCAGATTTTAAAGAAGATATACCACATTCAATATCCTCTTTTGCTTTAACAATATTAACTTTTTCTTCAACACTGATTCCATCATAACCAATAGAAGCCATATCATGAATTATTTCTTGAGTAGATCCACAAATATGTAAAACCTTTTTCTCATTTATAAAACCTGCAAGATCTTCTAACCTTGGTTTAACAATAGATTTAAATTGTAAAGGATCAATAAGCTCTGGAGAAGCAGTTGGTTCAGCTACACATACAACATCTACTTCTACATCAGAAAGAGCCTCTGCATAGTCCATACAAGCATCAAGAGAATTTTCAATTGCATCTTCAACCTCATCAATATCAGTTTTTAAATATCTAACAAGATTTTCAACACCTAGTAAATGTCCTGTTAATGTAAAAGGCCCAGTAATTCCAACAACAATTGGAAGATCATCATATTTTTCTTTTAAAATTTCAACAGCTTTTAATACAGTTGGAATCCTTCCATTATCTAAAAAGTTATCTGGAATATCTATATCATCTGCATTAGAAAATGGTGTATTTAAAACTTGAGGAGGTTTATCTTTTCCACCTAAATCTACTTGTGCACCCATAGCTTCAGCTTCAACAGTAAGACAAAAAGGTATTCTTGCACATTCAAGTCCAGCAAGTTCATAAAGAGAACTCCCAAGTTTAGCCATTTTTTCAGAGTCTTTATGGGCTTCAGGCCATATGGCTCCTGTTTTTTCCATAGATTCTACAATTCCCAATTGTGTAACACTAATAACTGGTGCAACATCAACATTTTCTCCTGAAAGCACTGATAAAAGATTTTCTTTTAAATTCATGAAGTTCACCTTGAATCCTTGATAATATTCTAATTTTTAATATAATTATTATAATAGATTATGGTTATTATAATAAATTATTTTTAAATAAATTATAATAATTATTATAATATTTTATTGTTAATTATATTAATAATTTATACAATTATATTGCTAACTATGTTAATAATATAATAAAATATTACAATATTACAATTAAATATTACAAGTTATTATTACAAGTTATTATTAAAATCAATATTATAATCTATACTACAAATAATTATACTACAAACAAAAACACTTTATACTATCAATAAAATAATACAAAAAGATTTTTAATAAATATTTAAAATATCAAGAAATATTTAAAAATTTACCATAATCAAAAACTTTTTCAGGACATCCTAAAACACATTTTTGACATCCTAAACCTGCACATTTATCTGTTCTCAATAAAATTTTACCATCACCAGTTAAAGATATTGCATCTTCAGGACAATTCTTAATACAAGTTAAGCAACTTGTACATCCATCAAACTGAGCTTCTAAAGTTAAACCAATTTTAATAACATTCAGACCATTAACCCCTAATTCTGGAATATCTCTTTCAAAAATCTTATGAACAATAGGGTTAGGCTCTTTTGAAGGAATGCTTTGAAATCCATATTTTTCAAGCCATTGGTTATACATCCAAAAAGGCATACCTTCTTCATAAAATGAAAGTTCTAAAGAATAAATTTTCTCAAAAGTTTTAGATGTTGCAAGCATTATATGATTACTACGCATTTTATCTGCAATTTCTTGTAAATCATCGAGAAGAGAAGGATTTAAAGCAATATCTTTAGCTAAATCAAGAGAAGTGTTTCCAACTTGAAAAATTTCTCTAGAAGATGGAGGTATCTGACCTATATTTAAAGATTTTAATGGGTCTACATAAAATCCAGAAGCCCCAGCCATATAAACAGCATCAATATCTTCTAAAAGTATATCTGCTTTCTCAGCTAAAGTTAAATGAGCTGCTCTAAATGCACCTAATGCTTTACCAATATTAATAATATCATCTTCATTTAAATAAATATCATCTTGTAAATGAATTT from Methanobrevibacter arboriphilus JCM 13429 = DSM 1125 encodes the following:
- the mtaA gene encoding methylcobamide:CoM methyltransferase MtaA, coding for MNLKENLLSVLSGENVDVAPVISVTQLGIVESMEKTGAIWPEAHKDSEKMAKLGSSLYELAGLECARIPFCLTVEAEAMGAQVDLGGKDKPPQVLNTPFSNADDIDIPDNFLDNGRIPTVLKAVEILKEKYDDLPIVVGITGPFTLTGHLLGVENLVRYLKTDIDEVEDAIENSLDACMDYAEALSDVEVDVVCVAEPTASPELIDPLQFKSIVKPRLEDLAGFINEKKVLHICGSTQEIIHDMASIGYDGISVEEKVNIVKAKEDIECGISSLKSGGKCLPNNINTPSKIIGNISTSQTLFTGSIEDVKTEVKKALDDGIDILAPSCGLAPLSPIANIKAMVEARNEYYGL